In Acidiphilium acidophilum, one genomic interval encodes:
- the parE gene encoding DNA topoisomerase IV subunit B, with translation MSDLFDQSAASAAYTAKDIEVLEGLEPVRRRPGMYIGGTDEGALHHLAAELLDNAMDEAVAGHASTIEMTLAAGNWLTVRDNGRGYPVDPHPKFKDKSALEVILTTLHSGAKFSGKAYATSGGLHGVGSSVVNALAVRLEVEVARDRVLWKQDYARGKPLTKLVNAGPAPNRRGTLIRFTPDPEIFGPLKLSAVRLYRMCRSKAYLFRGVRIRWSCDAALIPAGSDVPAQAELHFPGGLADSLAEELGTVPKLVAPVWAGLAELPDGAGRIEWACAWVDGGESSISTYCNTIPTSQGGTHEAGFRAALLKGLRGFGEQRGNKRVAVVTGEDVTGTLAAKMSLFIRDPQFQGQTKEKLTSPEAQRVTEAALRDRFEHFLAGDPASADQLLAYVIERAEDRIRRREAKDTPRKSATRRLRLPGKLTDCARESREDTEIFLVEGDSAGGSAKQARNRETQAVLPLRGKILNVASASTEKLRQNQELKDLIEALGCGVGDRFRLEHLRYGRIIIMTDADVDGAHIASLLMTFFYRELPELIRAGHVFLAQPPLFRLTQGSKSVYAMDDAERDRLIKTAFKGSAKVEISRFKGLGEMPPAMLKETTMDPKKRVLLRVMTLPEARAETAEMVESLMGRKPELRFRFIQDRAAGAGELDV, from the coding sequence GTGAGTGATCTCTTCGACCAATCCGCTGCTTCGGCGGCGTATACCGCCAAGGATATCGAGGTTCTGGAAGGGCTTGAGCCGGTTCGTCGCCGACCGGGTATGTATATTGGCGGGACCGATGAGGGCGCGTTGCATCACCTGGCCGCCGAATTGCTGGACAATGCGATGGACGAGGCCGTTGCAGGTCATGCCTCGACGATCGAGATGACGCTGGCTGCGGGCAACTGGTTGACGGTACGTGATAACGGGCGGGGCTATCCGGTCGATCCGCATCCCAAATTCAAGGACAAATCGGCGCTCGAAGTCATCCTGACCACGCTGCATTCCGGAGCCAAGTTCTCCGGCAAGGCCTATGCAACCTCGGGCGGGCTGCACGGGGTGGGGAGTTCGGTGGTCAACGCGCTCGCGGTGCGCCTGGAGGTCGAGGTCGCGCGGGACCGGGTGCTGTGGAAGCAGGACTATGCGCGGGGCAAACCGCTCACCAAACTGGTCAATGCCGGGCCAGCGCCGAACCGGCGCGGCACGTTGATCAGGTTCACGCCGGACCCCGAGATTTTCGGGCCACTCAAATTGAGCGCGGTGCGGCTGTACCGGATGTGCCGATCGAAGGCATATCTGTTTCGTGGCGTGCGTATCCGCTGGTCATGCGATGCTGCGCTGATCCCTGCGGGGTCGGACGTACCGGCGCAGGCGGAACTCCATTTTCCCGGCGGGCTAGCCGATTCGTTGGCCGAGGAACTTGGCACCGTACCGAAGCTGGTGGCTCCGGTTTGGGCCGGCCTCGCCGAGCTGCCGGATGGGGCAGGGCGGATCGAGTGGGCTTGTGCGTGGGTCGATGGTGGTGAGTCGTCAATATCGACTTATTGCAATACAATTCCGACATCTCAGGGAGGGACGCATGAGGCGGGATTTCGCGCCGCGTTGCTGAAGGGGTTGCGCGGGTTCGGCGAGCAGCGTGGCAACAAGCGTGTTGCCGTAGTGACCGGTGAGGACGTGACGGGCACGCTGGCGGCCAAGATGTCCCTGTTCATCCGCGATCCGCAATTCCAGGGACAGACCAAGGAAAAGCTGACCTCGCCCGAGGCGCAGCGAGTGACCGAGGCGGCGCTGCGGGACCGGTTCGAGCATTTCCTGGCCGGTGATCCGGCCAGTGCCGATCAACTGCTGGCCTATGTCATCGAGCGCGCGGAAGACCGGATCCGGCGGCGCGAGGCCAAGGATACGCCGCGCAAGTCAGCAACACGGCGGCTGCGGCTGCCGGGCAAGCTGACGGATTGCGCGCGTGAATCGCGTGAGGATACGGAGATTTTCCTGGTCGAGGGCGACTCGGCGGGAGGGTCGGCAAAGCAGGCGCGCAACAGGGAGACCCAGGCAGTTCTGCCATTGCGGGGCAAGATCCTTAACGTCGCCTCCGCTTCCACTGAAAAGCTGCGGCAGAATCAGGAGTTGAAAGATCTGATCGAGGCGCTCGGGTGCGGGGTGGGCGACCGGTTCCGGCTGGAACACCTGCGGTATGGCCGGATCATTATCATGACAGATGCGGATGTCGACGGCGCGCATATCGCCTCGCTGCTGATGACGTTTTTTTACCGGGAACTGCCGGAACTGATCCGTGCCGGGCATGTGTTTCTGGCACAGCCGCCGCTGTTCCGGCTGACCCAGGGCAGCAAGTCGGTTTATGCGATGGACGATGCCGAGCGTGACCGGCTGATCAAGACCGCCTTCAAAGGGAGCGCGAAGGTTGAAATCAGCAGGTTCAAAGGGTTGGGCGAGATGCCGCCGGCGATGTTGAAGGAAACCACGATGGACCCGAAAAAACGGGTCCTGCTTCGGGTGATGACCCTGCCGGAAGCGCGGGCGGAGACGGCGGAGATGGTGGAGAGCCTGATGGGGCGAAAGCCGGAGCTACGATTCCGGTTCATTCAGGACCGCGCAGCAGGCGCAGGAGAGCTTGACGTTTGA
- the cmk gene encoding (d)CMP kinase — MKHIVIAIDGPAASGKGTLARRLAEAFNLPYLDTGLLYRVVGRRVLDHGGDPSDVALASEQARGLGRLDLERGDLRTPEVDRAASAVASIPAVRAALLDFQRSFALHAGAVLDGRDIGTIVFPEADVKLYITASLTVRAARRFAERRALGAEVTLEAVQADLAARDEADRTRAAAPLRPAEDAHRIDTSALDANHAFAAAADWVNRALAKP; from the coding sequence ATGAAGCATATCGTGATTGCGATCGACGGACCAGCGGCTTCGGGCAAGGGGACGCTGGCGCGGCGACTGGCCGAAGCGTTCAATCTGCCATATCTGGACACCGGGCTGCTGTACCGGGTGGTCGGACGACGGGTCCTGGACCACGGCGGCGATCCGTCAGATGTCGCGCTTGCGAGTGAGCAGGCGCGGGGCCTTGGGCGGCTCGATCTGGAACGGGGAGACCTCCGAACCCCGGAGGTCGATCGTGCCGCAAGTGCCGTGGCCTCGATCCCCGCTGTGCGGGCCGCATTGCTCGATTTTCAGCGCTCGTTCGCGTTGCATGCCGGGGCGGTGCTCGACGGGCGGGATATCGGGACGATCGTGTTTCCCGAGGCGGATGTGAAGTTGTATATCACAGCCTCGCTCACCGTGCGGGCGGCGCGGCGGTTTGCCGAGCGGCGGGCGCTCGGTGCCGAAGTCACGCTCGAGGCGGTTCAGGCGGATCTCGCGGCGCGGGACGAAGCCGACCGGACTCGGGCGGCGGCACCGCTGCGACCGGCTGAAGACGCTCATCGGATCGACACCAGCGCGCTCGATGCCAATCACGCGTTTGCTGCCGCAGCAGACTGGGTCAACCGGGCGCTGGCGAAGCCATAA
- the aroA gene encoding 3-phosphoshikimate 1-carboxyvinyltransferase — MNPSSPVAHVSCRDGSPLNGTIRVPGDKSISHRALMFAGLAIGTTRIAGLLEGEDVLRTAAAMRALGADVTREGSGMWRVSGAGIGGLHSPEDVLDMGNSGTAARLLCGILASHDIFAVMTGDASLRRRPMRRVIDPLAACGAVFAARDGGRLPLAVSGAADALPLSYRLPVASAQVKSALLLAGLNARGVTEIEEPEPTRDHSENMLRHFGAAVEVIGQGRGKLIRLRGQPELMASDVMVPGDPSSAAFPIVAALLVPGSSVTIEGVGLNPLRTGLVTTLCEMGADIVILNQRAEGGEPVGDLVVRATTLRGVDVPPERAPAMIDEYPILAVACALAMGQSRLRGLGELRVKESDRLAATLAMLRVNGAQVEVDGDDMIIMGGANRLGGGTVMTHMDHRLGMSALVLGLVADDPVTIDDAAFIDTSFPGFVDLMRGLGAVIGPAGGPVEGLA; from the coding sequence ATGAACCCCTCATCCCCTGTCGCCCATGTTTCGTGCCGTGACGGCTCGCCGCTCAACGGTACGATCCGCGTGCCGGGCGACAAGTCGATTTCCCATCGCGCCCTGATGTTCGCGGGGCTTGCGATCGGCACCACGCGCATCGCCGGATTACTCGAAGGCGAGGATGTGCTGAGAACTGCTGCCGCGATGCGGGCTCTCGGGGCGGATGTCACGCGTGAAGGTTCCGGTATGTGGCGGGTGAGCGGTGCCGGAATTGGCGGGTTACACAGCCCTGAGGATGTGCTCGACATGGGCAATTCGGGCACAGCGGCGCGGCTGTTGTGCGGCATTCTCGCGAGTCATGATATTTTTGCGGTGATGACCGGTGATGCCTCGTTGCGACGGCGACCGATGCGCCGGGTGATCGATCCGCTCGCCGCGTGCGGTGCTGTGTTTGCGGCACGGGATGGCGGGCGGCTGCCTCTGGCTGTGAGTGGAGCGGCCGATGCTCTGCCCTTGAGTTATCGGCTGCCGGTTGCGTCCGCGCAGGTGAAGTCGGCGCTCCTACTCGCGGGGCTGAATGCGCGTGGGGTGACGGAGATCGAGGAGCCGGAACCGACCCGCGACCATTCGGAAAATATGCTTCGTCATTTCGGAGCGGCGGTCGAGGTGATCGGGCAGGGGAGAGGCAAATTGATCCGCTTGCGGGGACAGCCGGAGTTGATGGCTTCGGATGTCATGGTGCCGGGCGATCCGTCTTCGGCGGCGTTTCCGATCGTGGCGGCGTTGCTCGTTCCGGGCTCCAGCGTGACTATCGAAGGGGTCGGCCTCAATCCGTTGCGGACCGGCCTTGTGACAACGCTGTGCGAAATGGGCGCAGACATCGTCATTCTCAATCAGCGGGCGGAGGGGGGGGAGCCGGTTGGCGACCTCGTGGTCCGGGCGACGACGCTGAGGGGGGTGGATGTGCCGCCGGAGCGGGCCCCTGCCATGATCGATGAGTACCCGATCCTCGCGGTCGCCTGTGCACTCGCGATGGGGCAGTCGCGCTTGCGCGGGTTGGGAGAGTTGCGGGTCAAGGAGAGCGACCGGCTGGCCGCCACGCTCGCGATGCTGCGGGTCAATGGCGCACAGGTCGAAGTGGATGGCGATGACATGATCATCATGGGCGGGGCAAACCGGCTTGGCGGCGGGACGGTGATGACGCATATGGATCACCGGCTTGGGATGAGCGCGCTGGTGCTGGGGCTCGTCGCCGACGATCCGGTTACAATCGATGATGCCGCCTTCATCGATACCAGCTTTCCAGGCTTCGTTGATCTGATGCGGGGGCTGGGGGCGGTGATCGGGCCAGCGGGCGGGCCGGTGGAGGGATTGGCATGA
- a CDS encoding FYDLN acid domain-containing protein has product MARALKRPFPTLYEALMPKPELGDKHTCVSCGARFFDLGKVPAVCPKCGTEQPIEQPKLKRNAPIPDDVKKSPKAAIAPGDDVEVDAVDDGTDEDILEDADDLEDDADAIEADIEVERDTDENER; this is encoded by the coding sequence ATGGCGCGCGCCCTGAAGCGACCGTTTCCCACTCTTTACGAGGCCCTCATGCCGAAGCCGGAACTTGGCGACAAACATACCTGCGTCTCCTGTGGCGCACGGTTCTTCGATCTGGGCAAGGTGCCTGCGGTCTGCCCGAAATGCGGCACCGAACAGCCGATCGAGCAGCCCAAGCTCAAGCGCAACGCCCCGATCCCCGATGATGTGAAAAAATCGCCCAAGGCAGCCATCGCGCCGGGTGACGATGTCGAGGTCGATGCGGTCGACGACGGCACCGACGAGGATATTCTGGAGGATGCCGACGATCTCGAGGACGATGCCGACGCGATCGAGGCAGATATCGAAGTCGAGCGCGATACCGACGAGAACGAACGCTGA
- a CDS encoding CaiB/BaiF CoA transferase family protein — protein sequence MSNSTAEAMPQPSGPLAGLTVFDLTRVLAGPTCVQMLADLGANVIKIEKPGSGDDTRSFVPPEMPGTGQSAYFAGANRNKRSLTLDIATSEGQRIAHDLIGRCDILVENFKVGTLSRYGLGYEQLAPIHPSLIYCSITGFGQTGPYAARPGYDSLIQAMGGIMSLTGAPDGEPMKVGVPVADLFAGLYGAIGVLAALRHREATGEGQQVDIGMLDTHVAWLANQGMNYLATGTNPPRLGNQHPNIVPYQVFATADGHIVLSIGNDASFARFCNRFGLDHLIENSNFATNAARVANRTLVTETLAAVLSRHSSAWWLEALEAIKIGCGPINTLDQVFTDPHVIARNNLVDLTDQSGNPITLVANPVRLSATPVDYRLPPPILGEHTDEVLTDMLGLSATEIAALRRDKIV from the coding sequence ATGTCGAATTCCACTGCCGAAGCGATGCCCCAGCCGTCGGGGCCGCTTGCAGGACTTACCGTCTTTGACCTTACAAGGGTCCTGGCTGGCCCCACCTGCGTCCAGATGCTGGCCGATCTTGGCGCCAACGTGATCAAGATCGAAAAGCCCGGCAGCGGCGACGATACCCGCAGCTTCGTCCCCCCCGAAATGCCCGGAACCGGGCAAAGTGCGTATTTCGCAGGAGCCAACCGCAACAAGCGCTCGCTGACGCTCGACATCGCCACATCCGAAGGTCAGCGGATCGCCCACGACCTGATCGGTCGATGCGATATTCTGGTCGAAAACTTCAAGGTCGGGACGCTTTCCCGCTACGGGCTTGGGTATGAACAACTTGCCCCGATCCATCCTTCGCTGATCTACTGCTCGATCACCGGCTTCGGGCAGACCGGCCCCTACGCGGCGCGGCCGGGCTATGACAGCCTGATCCAGGCCATGGGCGGTATCATGTCGCTCACCGGCGCGCCCGATGGCGAGCCAATGAAAGTGGGCGTTCCGGTCGCGGATCTGTTCGCCGGCCTTTACGGCGCTATCGGTGTTCTCGCCGCTCTCCGCCATCGCGAAGCCACCGGCGAAGGCCAGCAGGTCGATATCGGCATGCTCGATACCCATGTCGCCTGGCTCGCCAATCAGGGGATGAACTATCTGGCCACCGGCACCAACCCGCCCCGCCTCGGCAACCAGCATCCCAACATTGTTCCTTATCAGGTTTTCGCCACGGCGGATGGCCATATCGTGCTCTCGATCGGCAACGACGCGAGCTTCGCCCGTTTCTGCAACCGCTTCGGCCTCGACCACCTCATTGAGAATTCGAACTTTGCGACTAACGCCGCGAGGGTCGCAAACCGTACCCTCGTCACCGAAACGCTCGCCGCCGTGCTCAGCCGGCACTCCTCCGCGTGGTGGCTGGAAGCGCTGGAAGCCATCAAAATCGGCTGCGGTCCGATCAATACGCTCGATCAGGTGTTCACCGATCCGCACGTGATCGCACGCAATAATCTGGTCGACCTCACCGATCAAAGCGGCAATCCGATAACTCTGGTCGCGAATCCGGTACGTTTATCCGCCACACCGGTGGATTATCGCCTCCCACCTCCCATCTTAGGTGAACATACCGATGAGGTGCTGACCGACATGCTGGGACTGAGTGCAACCGAAATAGCGGCCCTGCGCCGCGACAAAATCGTCTGA
- a CDS encoding alpha/beta fold hydrolase → MARQGFVPYLLGSAFHRLAFVEFGNPAAAAVLCIHGLTRNGRDFDPLAESLADRFHVICPDLPGRGQSDWLPDSALYQPGSYVIALGHLLAWLNKPVVWIGTSLGGICGMMMAATPGAPITRLVLNDIGPSIPASALSRIRDYMTTTPEYFAKHADVERYLRRVHAPFGPLTDAQWAHLAYYSARRLDGGGLALHYDPAIATPIIASTPMTADLSPIWQQIRVPVLAIRGESSDLLTEETFAAMEADGATGLTIADTGHAPALMDAPTIGVIRDFLESGRQ, encoded by the coding sequence ATGGCGCGGCAAGGCTTCGTGCCTTACCTCCTCGGCAGTGCGTTTCACCGCCTCGCCTTCGTGGAATTCGGCAACCCGGCAGCGGCGGCGGTGCTCTGCATCCACGGTCTGACCCGAAATGGCCGTGATTTCGACCCGCTGGCAGAAAGTCTTGCCGATCGATTTCATGTCATCTGCCCGGATCTGCCTGGGCGCGGACAGTCGGACTGGCTCCCTGATTCAGCGCTCTATCAGCCCGGCTCCTACGTCATCGCCCTCGGCCATCTTCTCGCATGGCTCAACAAGCCGGTCGTCTGGATCGGCACGTCGCTCGGCGGGATTTGTGGAATGATGATGGCGGCGACACCCGGCGCTCCGATCACAAGACTTGTCCTCAACGATATCGGGCCGTCGATCCCTGCGTCCGCGCTCAGTCGCATCCGCGATTATATGACGACCACGCCTGAATATTTCGCCAAGCATGCTGATGTCGAGCGCTATCTTCGCAGGGTTCATGCCCCGTTCGGCCCTCTGACCGATGCTCAATGGGCACATCTCGCATATTATTCCGCGCGACGGCTCGACGGCGGTGGCCTGGCACTACATTACGATCCCGCCATCGCCACACCGATCATAGCTTCGACGCCAATGACCGCCGATCTGTCGCCGATCTGGCAACAGATCCGCGTGCCCGTGCTGGCGATCCGTGGCGAATCGAGCGATCTCCTCACCGAGGAGACGTTCGCCGCCATGGAAGCAGATGGTGCAACCGGACTGACGATCGCCGATACGGGCCACGCCCCGGCGCTGATGGACGCACCGACCATCGGCGTCATCCGCGATTTTCTGGAGAGCGGCCGCCAATGA
- a CDS encoding YihY/virulence factor BrkB family protein — MSLVAAGCAFYATLALFPAITTLISLYGLAFNPITVEPQLIYLRHLMPPAAFQLIAGRIQQLVSGGKTSLGIGLALSLVFTLYSTASGTKSLIYALNVIHKREETRGIIRFQLVTLGMTLVAVIGAIIAIGVLVGLPLMFTFFGFGKASAVIAIVIGFILMVGFMGVALGLFYRYGPSFRRDLGHTVIPGVTVAILVWLIVSYGFAVYVGQFAAYSRTYGPLATIIGLMMWFYLTAYTLLLGALFNAAIDQASKQPIVARRP, encoded by the coding sequence ATGTCGCTGGTGGCCGCCGGTTGCGCCTTCTATGCAACCCTCGCGCTATTCCCGGCGATCACCACGCTGATCTCGCTTTACGGTCTTGCCTTCAACCCGATCACGGTCGAGCCGCAACTTATCTATCTGCGCCATTTGATGCCGCCAGCGGCGTTCCAGCTGATCGCCGGGCGAATCCAGCAACTGGTTTCAGGCGGCAAGACCAGTCTGGGAATCGGACTCGCTTTGTCATTGGTGTTCACGCTCTATTCCACCGCATCAGGGACCAAATCCCTCATCTATGCCCTCAACGTGATCCACAAACGTGAAGAAACCCGTGGGATCATCCGGTTTCAACTGGTCACTCTCGGCATGACGCTGGTGGCGGTCATCGGCGCGATCATTGCAATCGGCGTGCTGGTTGGTCTGCCGCTGATGTTCACCTTCTTCGGCTTCGGCAAAGCATCCGCGGTGATCGCCATCGTAATCGGCTTCATCCTGATGGTTGGGTTCATGGGCGTCGCTCTCGGTCTGTTCTATCGCTACGGTCCCTCTTTCCGCCGGGATCTCGGACACACCGTAATCCCGGGTGTAACCGTTGCGATTCTGGTCTGGCTGATCGTGTCCTATGGATTCGCGGTCTATGTCGGGCAGTTCGCCGCCTACAGCCGGACTTATGGTCCGCTCGCCACCATCATCGGCCTGATGATGTGGTTCTACCTCACCGCCTACACCCTTCTACTCGGTGCGCTGTTCAACGCGGCGATCGATCAGGCGAGCAAACAGCCGATTGTGGCAAGAAGGCCATAG
- the rnr gene encoding ribonuclease R encodes MTRKPARVKPTDQEFPAASSSTLPSTAALRKFLSEAGTRMGKNDIARAFNLTPDQRPALRALLRELERDGALTRAGGRHVREAAVLPERCVVEITGTDRDGDPLARPVGWDQPGRPPIIFMKPEQRGQTALAPGARVLARLRRIDGDRYEGRTLKRLDDEPATIIGVFRSARPGEAHGGWIEPVDRKSRAEWAVPVGETNGAASGDVVRAAPLPAFGHGAKPARIVEHLGKMGDARSISLIAIAALGIPVDFPQAAIDEAEAAKATRLGKRTDLRGLPLITIDGADARDFDDAVFAEPAGTGYRLVVAIADVAHYVRPGKALDREAQHRGNSVYFPDRVVPMLPEALSNGWCSLRPNEDRGCLFVEMIIDREGRKQSHKFGRGLMRSFARMTYEEVQSAHDTDSAADLPAGTLDHLYAAYHALIAARQARGTLDLDLPERQITLTEDGKVASVVPRARLDSHRLIEEFMILANVSAAEELERLRQPCMYRIHAPPSPEKLDALRSLLATFDISLKQSDQLIPRDLDHILKLVAGTDAAPLVNETVLRSQSQAEYAPENIGHFGLALKSYAHFTSPIRRYADLLVHRALIAGLKLGTDGLSPETAGEFPVIAQAITITERRATDAERQSTDRYLAAYLAERVGEEFAARIAGVTRFGLFVSLSETGASGFIPMALLPDDFWHHDEATSTLSGKRSRIVFHLADQVTVRLREAKPVTGGLLFSLIEGGQSRGHPPMHVSNDSPGRHPGRKSKGKRPGRTPKSAKRPHR; translated from the coding sequence ATGACCCGTAAACCGGCCAGAGTGAAACCGACCGATCAGGAGTTTCCCGCGGCATCGTCATCAACGCTGCCCAGCACGGCCGCGCTCCGGAAGTTCCTCAGCGAGGCCGGCACCCGCATGGGTAAAAACGACATCGCACGCGCTTTCAATCTGACGCCTGACCAAAGACCGGCCCTGCGCGCCCTGTTGCGCGAACTCGAACGCGACGGCGCATTGACCCGTGCCGGTGGCAGGCATGTTCGCGAGGCGGCAGTGCTACCCGAACGTTGCGTTGTCGAGATCACCGGCACCGATCGGGATGGCGACCCCCTGGCCCGACCGGTCGGCTGGGATCAGCCCGGGCGTCCGCCAATCATTTTCATGAAGCCCGAGCAACGCGGCCAGACCGCCCTCGCCCCCGGCGCGCGCGTCCTGGCACGGCTGCGCAGGATCGACGGTGATCGATACGAAGGGCGAACACTGAAGCGGCTCGACGACGAACCAGCGACCATTATCGGCGTGTTCAGGTCGGCGAGACCGGGCGAGGCGCACGGCGGCTGGATCGAGCCGGTCGATCGCAAGAGCCGGGCGGAATGGGCGGTTCCGGTCGGCGAGACCAACGGTGCGGCAAGTGGCGACGTGGTGCGCGCCGCCCCGCTCCCAGCATTCGGGCATGGCGCGAAACCGGCCCGGATTGTCGAACATCTCGGCAAGATGGGCGATGCGCGCTCGATCAGCCTGATCGCGATCGCCGCCCTCGGTATCCCCGTCGATTTTCCGCAAGCGGCGATCGACGAGGCGGAGGCGGCAAAGGCAACCCGGCTCGGCAAGCGTACCGATCTGCGCGGGCTACCGCTCATCACCATCGATGGTGCGGATGCCCGCGACTTCGACGATGCGGTATTCGCCGAGCCCGCCGGCACAGGCTACCGACTGGTTGTCGCGATCGCGGATGTCGCGCATTATGTCCGACCCGGCAAGGCGCTCGACCGCGAAGCGCAGCACCGCGGCAATTCGGTCTATTTCCCTGATCGTGTCGTACCGATGCTGCCCGAAGCATTGTCGAACGGCTGGTGCAGCCTGCGACCGAACGAGGATCGCGGGTGCCTTTTTGTCGAAATGATCATCGACCGTGAAGGCCGCAAACAGAGCCACAAATTCGGTCGCGGCCTGATGCGCAGCTTCGCCCGCATGACCTACGAGGAGGTACAAAGCGCGCACGATACGGATTCGGCCGCCGACCTCCCTGCCGGCACGCTCGATCATCTGTATGCCGCCTATCACGCCCTGATTGCCGCCCGCCAGGCGCGCGGCACGCTCGATCTCGACCTGCCGGAACGCCAGATCACCCTCACCGAGGACGGCAAAGTGGCCAGCGTCGTGCCGCGCGCCCGGCTCGACAGTCACCGGTTGATCGAGGAGTTCATGATCCTCGCCAATGTCTCGGCGGCCGAGGAGCTGGAGCGGCTGCGTCAACCCTGCATGTACCGAATCCATGCACCGCCCTCCCCGGAAAAGCTCGACGCCCTGCGCTCGCTGCTGGCCACTTTCGACATTTCGCTCAAGCAGAGCGACCAGTTGATCCCGCGCGACCTCGATCACATCCTGAAACTGGTCGCAGGGACGGACGCGGCGCCGCTGGTCAACGAAACCGTGCTGCGCAGCCAGTCCCAGGCAGAGTATGCCCCCGAAAACATCGGCCATTTCGGGTTGGCCCTGAAATCCTACGCGCATTTCACCTCGCCAATCCGCCGTTATGCCGATCTTCTGGTTCATCGCGCCCTGATCGCCGGGCTGAAACTGGGAACCGATGGGCTGAGCCCCGAGACGGCTGGCGAATTCCCTGTCATCGCGCAAGCCATTACCATCACCGAGCGCCGTGCGACCGATGCCGAGCGGCAATCGACCGACCGTTATCTGGCTGCCTATCTCGCCGAGCGCGTCGGAGAGGAGTTCGCAGCGCGCATCGCCGGCGTCACCCGCTTCGGCCTGTTCGTCAGCCTGAGCGAAACCGGCGCTTCGGGTTTCATTCCGATGGCGCTGCTGCCTGACGATTTCTGGCATCATGACGAAGCCACCAGCACCCTGTCAGGCAAGCGTAGCCGTATCGTGTTCCATCTGGCCGACCAGGTGACAGTGCGGCTGCGCGAAGCCAAGCCAGTCACCGGCGGATTGCTGTTTTCGCTGATCGAGGGGGGGCAATCACGCGGCCACCCACCCATGCACGTCAGCAATGATTCACCGGGACGGCACCCCGGCAGGAAATCCAAGGGCAAACGGCCCGGCCGCACCCCGAAATCGGCAAAGCGCCCGCACCGATGA